TGTAGTGGCGGTTGGTTTTATGGTATATGTATACAATAGGAAAACGAAAAATAGGTTTATCCGGAAATAGTAAAAAACAGCTCATTCTTCAGTTTTAGATTTCACTTAATAATAATGATTTTAATACTATATGAAACAACAAGAGGCAGTCGGAAGTTTTAATGCTACAGCGGTAGTACAGGATGTTTATAATCATCACAATACACAGAGTCCTTTTCCTGATCAGTGTACTTTGGCAGATCTTTTTTTTGAGCAGGTAAAATCGGTTCCACAGAATATTGCCATCATAGAAAAAGATAAACAGTATACCTATTTGGAATTAGGAACAGAAGTAAACAGATTGATCCGTATTCTCCGAAATAAGGAGCTCGAAAAAGGAAGTGCCATTGTAATCCTGCTGGAGCCAGGATTTCATCTGCTGGCAACGATGCTGGCAGTACAGAAATCAGGACATTATTATATACCCATTGATATCCGGTCATCCGGTACCCATGTTCACTATATGGTATCAGACTGTAATCCAGGTTTGATTATGACGAGCAGTACGGTCTCTGCCACCTATTCTTTTCATCACAGGATAGCTGTTTGTCTGGTCGATGTGCCGTCGATAAGTGATAGCAGCAGTGTGAATGAGAGAGACCGGATTCAGGTGGAGGATACGGCGTATGTTATGTATACTTCGGGAACCTCAGGAAGACCTAAAAGAGTAGCCGTATCCCACCGGTCACTGGTCAATTATTGTTTTTGGGCCATGCACGAATACCGTACAGAAGATCGTTGTGTTTTTCCTTTAATAACCTCTGTTTCCTTTGATCTCACGATTACCTCTCTTTTTGTGCCACTCATCTGTGGCGGATCAATTGTTGTTACGGTGGGTAATGAAGAAGAGACTCCTGTATTGACGGCGATAAGGGAAAATAAAGTGAATATAATTAAGTTAACACCCTCACAATTGCTTTTGATTGCAAATAATGCCGTTTCCGAGCAGCAGTATTGTAACAGTAGTGTTCGTGTGTTTGTGGTTGGTGGAGAAGATTTAAGTGCAAAATTATGTCACAAAATTACGGCCTTATTCGGAGGGAATATAAAAATATATAATGAATACGGACCTACCGAGGCTACTGTAGGCTGTATGATCTATGAATTTGATCCAAAGAATAACACAACAGGCCTTATTCCTGTCGGTAAACCGATTAGTAACTCCCGTATTTATCTGTTAGATAGATTGTTGATGCCTGTTGGGGAAGGGGAGGTTGGTGAGATTTATATTGCAGGAGCAGGGCTGGCAAAAGAATATATGAACAATCCAAAAATGAATACCGAAAGGTTTATTCCTGATCCTTTTGTTAAAAACGAGAAGATGTATAAATCCGGTGACTTAGGACGTTGGAACGCCTTTGGGGAATTGGAATGTCTGGGGCGTTTGGAAAGGCGGGTTGTAATAGAGGGACAAATTATTCTGTTAAGCGAAATAGAAAATACCGTCACAAATCATGAGTCGGTTCTTTCCTCCTTTGCTGCCATTCGGAGCAAGGATGATGGTGGCAGTATGCTTTGTGTGTATGTTATACCATGCGAAAAAGGTTCGGGGAAAGATGAAATAGATCGTCTGAAAGATGAACTTATACCCCTGACGAAGGAAGTTTTAACCGTTGATATCTGGACTGAAATCATTGTCGTGGACAGTTTCCCCTTAAATTTGAATGATAAAATGGCTGCGGACAGATTATGATATTTTTATGAACAGCATTTTATAATAGAATCTTTAAATTTTACAGGTTCTAAGTAAACGGCTATATTCCCTATCGGTGGTATGCTGATGCAATATTCCGTGAGCAATCCGATACGGGATGCTCTTCTATCGGCTTTTCTACTCTTCCCTCAACAACCAAATCTGTTAAGCAGAAATTAGGAGGAGGGATGCTTTAAGACCGTCTCTTTTTTTAAGTTGCCGACTGCACAGGACAAAATATGGATGAGCTGCCGTTTCCACCAATAATTCAAACGAATAGAGGATTAATTGTCAAAAAGTAAATGCAAAAAGTATAATTAAATGTATTATATTTAAGCTGAATTCAGGACATCTGTGAACTGGAAGAGAGAAGTCGAGTTTTTTTATCTCCTGATCAGACCTGAAAGAAGATTTACATTATAAAGGTTTTTATTCTGGTATGTTTTTTTATGGAATATTGGAAGATGAAACAGATCTAAAATAGAAAAACTATAGGGTAATACTGTTTTCTTTTTGAATGGCACCTTAATAAACCCCAAAGGAGCTAAATATCAGTAGTGTGGGGTGAAACCCGATGAACAGGTATTTAATGATGCTATAACCCCTCAGAGGTTGAATAATGTAAAAGAAATTTCAAAGATAAAATGGTATAAGCTACGTCAATAGATTGATACAGGTTTCATTCTGTGTAACACTTGTACCTAAAATAAAAGAAACCGGTATAAAAAATAAAAGACATGAATAGAATCAATAAAATTTTTTGTCGGTGCTGTATATTCATCTTAATGTCAGTTTACCTGAATGTATTTTCTCAAAGTGGCGGAAATAAGGATGCCTATACTTACACAGTCAGAGAGGAGTATGGGGATCTGAATCATGACGGTAAAATGGATAAACTAATCGTGAAAATGGATACAGTGGGGACAACGAGACCCTTGAAACTGGAGATTTTTCTGTCTCAGCCTAACGGAAAATATGCTTTGGAGGTCTCTTCAGATCAAATTATTGAGCCTCAATATCCTGCCGAAAAACAGGGACGGTATAATGGTTTCCAGATTCCCGATTTTATCATTGAAAAAGGAATTTTAAAAATGTGGAGCGAAATGGAAGGGGGGAATATCACTTATCATTTCAAATACAACAAAGGAAATTTTGAATTAATTTACGTTGAAAAGCTCACAAACGATGCAACCCAACCTTATATTGATGAAAATACAGTATTCACAGAGACTACATTTGACCTGGTAACAGGCATCAGAATAGAAACTGATGAAAGATCAGGTTCTGCTGGAACACTAAAGGTGAGAAAGAAAAAAGTTTTCATACGCCCCCTGCCTAAAATACAGGATTTTAAATTTTCTGATAAAGAGCTTTATTAGCTGGCTTCTGTAAACAGTCCGCAGGTCCCATCGCCTGACAGGGTTTAAAAATCAGTAGATTGGGTTAGCGGCTTCCATTGTTGGTAATCTGAACGGAGTAATTCTAATTTACTCATGGCACGGGAATAAGCATCACTTCCTAAAAGTAAATATAAAGGAGGCTGATCCATCTCCGTAATTTCCATCATTACTTTGGCTGCTTTTTCAGGATCGCCTGCCTGGGTTCCACCTGCCGCGGCAAAACGATGGTTAAGAGTGTGGAGATGGCCATATGCATCAATAGTATTTTCAGCTAAAACGAGAGAGTCGGGGTTGTTAAAGTTAGTGCGGAAAGAACCGGGAGCGATCAGTGTTACCTGGATGCCAAGAGATTTCACGTCCTCTGCCAGCACTTCTGTAAGACCAATGACTGCATGTTTTGCGGCAGCATATACAGACCAGCCCGCTGATGGTGCAATCCCTGCAATAGAGGAAATATTGATAATGTGACCGGATGACTGACTACGCATAATGGGTAACACATGCCTGATCACATTCATGGTTCCGAATACGTTAATATCAAAGCTGTCACGTGTTTCTTTGTCGCTAAGCTCTTCTATACTTCCACCAATTCCGTATCCTGCATTATTGACAACAACGTCTATTTTTCCAAATCTTTGCCGGGTCTTCAGGATTGCCGATACAACACTTTGCTCATTGGCTAATTCTACCTGCAACGGGAGAAAATCAGCGGTGTTTTCGTGACCCAGCTCATTCACAAGAACCTCCGTATGACGGGAAGTGGCTGCCACTTTACTGCCTTCTGCCAGCAATTGTCTTATTAATGCTAATCCCAGGCCTTTGGAGGCTCCGGTGATAAACCATACTTTTTGTTTTTTCATAGGTCTGATTATTTATAAGGCAAAGTTAGACCTTCCTTGCTGCCCTTCTTTACCTAAATCAAACAAGTGCTGTCAAAATTCAAACACTACGGACGGAGGTAGGAGTAACCTTCGTTTGTTTTTTGAAAAAATAAGCAAAATGGGAAGGGTTCGAAAACCCAAGTCTATCACTGATTTCAGATATATTCCAGTCACTATGTTTCAAGAGGGCTGTTGCTTCCGCTGCAATTCGTTGGGAGATGTGTTCCGTGGTGGTTTTTCCTGTGGTCTTTTTTACTGCCCGGTTGAGGTGGTTAACATGTACTGAGAGCTTTTCCGCAAAATCAATTGCCGAACGCAGCTCAAGAAATTGATCCGTAGATTCTATCGGAAACTGCCTTTCAAGCATTTCAGTAAAAATAGAGGTGAGGCGTGCGTTTGTATCAGGATGGTGGTAGAGCGTTTCTCCAGGTTGTATTTTCATCGCAAAATGAAGAAGCTCGAATACATGATTTCTTAAAAGATCATATTTAAAACGATAATCTGACTGTCGTTCATGAAGCATTTTTTCAAAAAAAGACTCCACTTCTTTATCCTGATCTTCACTGAGGGGAAATTCATGTCTGCCGTCCCTTTTAAACATATCGATGTCCTGAATACCATTTCTGAGATGATCAATATAAAAAAGATCTTTGAAAACACAGAAGAAGCCCGTTGATTCTTTATCCAGACGTTCAAACCGATAAGGCATCGCGGGATTGAAA
The sequence above is a segment of the Chryseobacterium sp. MYb264 genome. Coding sequences within it:
- a CDS encoding SDR family oxidoreductase — translated: MKKQKVWFITGASKGLGLALIRQLLAEGSKVAATSRHTEVLVNELGHENTADFLPLQVELANEQSVVSAILKTRQRFGKIDVVVNNAGYGIGGSIEELSDKETRDSFDINVFGTMNVIRHVLPIMRSQSSGHIINISSIAGIAPSAGWSVYAAAKHAVIGLTEVLAEDVKSLGIQVTLIAPGSFRTNFNNPDSLVLAENTIDAYGHLHTLNHRFAAAGGTQAGDPEKAAKVMMEITEMDQPPLYLLLGSDAYSRAMSKLELLRSDYQQWKPLTQSTDF
- a CDS encoding amino acid adenylation domain-containing protein yields the protein MKQQEAVGSFNATAVVQDVYNHHNTQSPFPDQCTLADLFFEQVKSVPQNIAIIEKDKQYTYLELGTEVNRLIRILRNKELEKGSAIVILLEPGFHLLATMLAVQKSGHYYIPIDIRSSGTHVHYMVSDCNPGLIMTSSTVSATYSFHHRIAVCLVDVPSISDSSSVNERDRIQVEDTAYVMYTSGTSGRPKRVAVSHRSLVNYCFWAMHEYRTEDRCVFPLITSVSFDLTITSLFVPLICGGSIVVTVGNEEETPVLTAIRENKVNIIKLTPSQLLLIANNAVSEQQYCNSSVRVFVVGGEDLSAKLCHKITALFGGNIKIYNEYGPTEATVGCMIYEFDPKNNTTGLIPVGKPISNSRIYLLDRLLMPVGEGEVGEIYIAGAGLAKEYMNNPKMNTERFIPDPFVKNEKMYKSGDLGRWNAFGELECLGRLERRVVIEGQIILLSEIENTVTNHESVLSSFAAIRSKDDGGSMLCVYVIPCEKGSGKDEIDRLKDELIPLTKEVLTVDIWTEIIVVDSFPLNLNDKMAADRL
- a CDS encoding helix-turn-helix domain-containing protein, yielding MMPEKTSLDSFYAHKFSETPLLPPYEAGGFNVFRLTKLNEGASPAPYARYDFYKIMLIRGRHRCHYAHKSIEINGSTLLFFNPAMPYRFERLDKESTGFFCVFKDLFYIDHLRNGIQDIDMFKRDGRHEFPLSEDQDKEVESFFEKMLHERQSDYRFKYDLLRNHVFELLHFAMKIQPGETLYHHPDTNARLTSIFTEMLERQFPIESTDQFLELRSAIDFAEKLSVHVNHLNRAVKKTTGKTTTEHISQRIAAEATALLKHSDWNISEISDRLGFSNPSHFAYFFKKQTKVTPTSVRSV